The genomic segment GCTGGGGTGGATGGTGCGGTTCAACCCGCTGAACCTTTACCTGGAACTGGTCCGCTACCCGCTCACCACCGGGGAACTGCCGCAAGCCAAACTGTACCTGTACGGAGTGGTGTGTACCGGGATGCTGGTCGGCGTCGCCGCCGCGACCGCTTCGCGCTTCCAGAAGAGGGTCGTGTTCCACCTGTGATACCAAGAAGACCCGCCCCCCCCAGCCCCCTCCACTTCCTCCCCGGCCCTGTCAGCAAAGCTTCTCGCGGGCCGGGGGAAGGGAGGGGGTGAACGCGCGCAACCCCTCCTCTGATCCTCCCGATGCCTCGGAGTTCCAAGGGCCTTCCTCCCCCTTCCCTTCAAGGGAAGGCGGCTGGGGGTAGGTTCTTCTTTCTGGCGCCCCTCCCTTCAGGGAGGGGTTGGGGGTGGGTTCTTCGCTTCGCGACCCCCGCTCCGAATCCGGCTTGAAACCGTTTACCCAGCCGACGTACCTTGTCGCACCACCGGGCGAACGGGACGGGGCACGGACGCTCGCACCACCGGGAACTCACCAGGAGGGTACCATGATCAGCGTGCTTTTCTGCTCTCGGACCAAGGGGAACCCCGACTCGGGGCTCGAACGCCTGCTCGACTCGGCCGTGGCCTGCACCACGCCGGCGGAGCGCGAGCAGATCGAGTTCCTCATCAAATTCGACTCCGACGACGACGACCGGCTGCCCGACTCCTTCTTCGCCAAGTACCCGTTCCGGGTCCGCACGTTCGTCTGGTCGCGCGGGGAGGGCCGGCACGGCCTGCACCACGCGCAAGAGTACCTGTTCGCCCAGCGCGACCCGCGGTCGCGGTTCTGCCTCATGACGGCCGACGACTTTTACTTCAACCGTACGGGCTTCGTCTCGGACATCCTGGCGGTGAAGGACGAGTTCTGCATCCTCGGGTACAAGCGCCCGCCCATCGAAGCGTTCGCGGGCCGCTACGAAGAGGAGGAGATGATCCGCCACTGGGTGGTCTCGTTCGGCTGCTGGTCGCCGGTCATCAGCTCCCGGCTCATCGAGGTGTGCCAGAACTTCGGCTGGCAGGCGAACGTCGATAGCTGGCTGATGGGGCTGTCGGTGGCGCTGTACGACCTGTACGGCGTGGTGATCTGGCAGACGCACGAGCCGTTCTACGAGCGGGGCGGCTCCTACGAGCGGCCGGCGAGCACGGGGGCCGCGCCGACGTACAACAACATGGAAATTACCAACAACGTCGGCCCCAACAACCGGTACTGGTTCGAACTCGTCCGGCGCCAGGCCCGCAACGTCTTCCTGAACATGATGCACGGCACCGACCTGCGCCGGCGCACCGTGGGCGATCGGCTCAACGTGGCGTGGCGCCGGGTCCGCGATCAGCCGGCGCGGCGGTTGCCGGCCCGCGTCCTCGGCAAGCTCCGCCGGAACCTGGCCTCCGTGTTTGCCTGACCGCTCGGATTTCTCTGCTCCCGCGACCGGGATACGCTCGCGTCCCGCGTCCCGCGTCCCGTGCCAAACACCCCCAACACACTGGATCGTTCCCCATGCACTTGGGCCGTCGAGAGAAAGTTCCGTTTCCGGCGTCGTACAACGGGTTCACCCTGATCCGCACCCACGGGCGCGTGTACGCGCTGCCGCCGGGCACCCAGGTCCAGCGCATCATGACCACGGCGGGGCTCCTGGACCGGCACCCGGCCGTCCTGTCCGCGGCCACCCTGGAAGGTGTTCAGCGACTCGTTGACGCTTGTGACGCCCGCGCCCACGTCCCCGAGGTCGTCGGGCGCGCCGAGGGCTACGACCTCGTCCGCCACCGCGGCACCTACTATGCGGTGCCCCAATCGGCGGGCGATCTCGACCTGGACGTGCCGGAGGACCGCCAGCACGCAGGAGTCATTTCCGGTAACAGTCCGGACGACCTGGAACGGATCGTTCGGGCCAACGCGACCGGCGCGCCGGTGGAGTTCGCCGGCTGGTTGCCGATCTTCGCGGTCTCTGGCAACTGCGGCGCGCACCCGCAGTTCAAGCACACGGTGAGCCCGCCCGCGGGCTACCGGTTCACCCGCTCCGCGCCGATCGAGAACCGGGCGCCGCGCCCGGTCCGGGGCTTCGGCGCGATCAAGGCGGCGTGCGGCGCGCTGGGGCGCACGCTCGCACGGGCCGCGCGGACCGCGGTTCTCGCGGCCCGGGTGCCGCTCACGTTCGTCCAGCCGCGCCCGGGCGTCACGGTCGCGACCCGCGTGCGGGTGTTCGCGGCGTTCGTTCGGATGGCAGCGATGCTCCTGTGGCGCGGGTGCCGCCCGGGGGCCGTGTTCCGGTTCCTCCAGACGCGCCACCTCCAGTCGCAGTTGCTCCTCGGTCGCCAGGAGCTGGTGTTCCTGACGAGCATGCCGTACACGTTCGGGCAGAACCCGTGGGTCATCGAGATCGAGGACCCCACGACCCTGTTCTACCCGCTCGTCCAGAACGGGTACACCGCCTCGCAGTCGCTCGCCGACTCGCCGTACTACCCCGTGATCAAGGCGGTTCTCGAGGCGGACCACTGCAAGGCGATCCTGACGCACATGCGCTCGACGGCGGAGCTGATCCCGGCGCTCTTCGAGAGCGAGGCGATCAGCAAGAAAGTGATTTACGCCCCCCTCGGCGTCCGGCTCCCCGACCGCTGGCAGCGCCACGAGCCGCGGGCCGATGACGAGCCGATCGACCTGCTGTTCATTAACTCGTGGTGCCAGGTTCCGGAAAACTTCTACGTCCGCGGCGGCCTGGACGTGCTGGAGGCGTTCGCCGTCCTGCGCGAGCGCTACCCGCACGTGCGGCTGACCATGCGCACGGCGCTGCCGACCCTCAGCGAGTACTACCACCGCGTTCTGGAAGGCGGCCGGATCCGCGTCGTGAACCGGTACCTCTCGGACGCGGAAATGGCGGACCTGCACGCCACTAGCCACGTCTTCTTGCTCCCCGCCGCACGGGTCCACATCGTCTCGCTGCTCCAGGCGATGTCCTACGGGCTGCCGGTCGTCGGCTCCGACGGCTGGGGGATGGAGGAGTACCTGGACCACGAACAGAACGGGCTGGTGGTCCGCGGCCGGCACGGCACGGCCTCGTGGGCGGACCCGGAGGCGGGGATGCTGCGGGAGAATTACGAGGTCATGTGTACGCCCGACCCCGAGGTGGTCGCGGGGATCGTCGAAGCCGTCTCGCGCCTGGTGGAAGACCCGGCCCTGCGCCGGCGGCTCGGCCGGACGGCGCGGGCCACCGTCCGGGACCGGTACAACCTGGAGGGGTGGAACCGCGGCCTCCAGGCGGCCCTGGACCGGGCCGGCACGCGCGGGCCGGCGCGGCTCGTGTGCTTGCCCGAAGCCGCTTCCGAGCCGCGGCCCGAGCGCGAATCGGCGCCGGCGAGCCGGGTGGGATGAACGCCCCGTTCGGCCCCTCAATGAGGCTAACAGATTGGGGATTGGTTCCGCGACACGGGTGTTCCGCGGGTGCTGCTCAACAGCGGCAAAACGCCCGTGCCACGGAACGATCCACTTGCCGGAAAACACGGATCGAGAGCCGCTCCCGACTGCGTGCCAGGACGAAGGCCCCGGGCACGTAGGATTTTTGCTCCGCGCAGGACGTACCCGTGATTTACCTCCACGCGAACCCGGACCCGCACGCCCTCTTTCGTCACCGCCGGCCGGAATTTCTCGTCATTTCTCCGCCCAAGACGGGATCGACTTGGCTGGCGGCGAACTTCCGGCACCACCCCCAACTGTTCGTGCCGGAGGTGAAGGAGGTCAAGTACTTCAGTTCGCTCTACAAGTGGCTGGACTTCGAATGGTACTGCGATCACTTCGTCGCCGCCGGGGACCGGCGGGCCGGTGACGCGTCCCCATCGTACGCCGCGCTCCCGCTGGCCGGCATCCGGGCCATTCGGCAACTGCTGCCGAACGTCAAGCTGGTGTTTCTGATGCGCGACCCGGTCGCGCGGGCGTGGTCGCACGCCAAGCACAATCACCTGTTCCAGGAAGCCAACTTCGCCGGCGCGGAGCCCGGTGCCGAAGCGAGTCCCGACGAGTGGCGGGCGAACTTCGTCCACGACTGGCCGCTCGTCGGCGGCGACTACCTGGGCCAGCTCCGCCGGTGGGCGTCGGTGTTCCCGCACGAGCAGCTCTACGTCGGCTTCTACGAATCGATCGCCCGCCGCCCGGAGGCGCTGCTGCGCGACGTGTTCCGGTTCCTCGGCGTCGATCCGGACATCGACCTGTCCGGGTTCCCGGTCCGCGAGCGCATCCTCGCCGGCCCCGCCGGCGAGCTGCCGGCCGATCTCGCGCCGCACCTGCGCGGGATTCTCCGGGGCCGAACGGAAGAGTTAGTGGACTTTCTGGCTGCCCAGTTCGGCCTGAGCGCTCCTCCCGAGTGGCAAGCGACCCTGGCCGGACCGGTCCACGCCCCGCCCGACCTGCCGGCGTTCCGAATGGCCGCCGACGACGGTCACCTGAACCGTGTCCTCCAGATGGAAGAGGAGTTTGCGACGGGCTACCGAATCGTCCTCACGAACTACCGCGGGTACGACGTCGCGTTCTATCGGAGCGCCTTGTACGGCGTGAAGATGGCCCGGGGGGCCGTTTCGCTCGTCATGAACGAGCACACCCGGGCGCAGTGCCTCGCCGAGGGGACGTGTCTCGTCGCCGCGACCCTGCCCGAGATGAAAGAGCGGATCGACGCCCGGCTGGCGGACGAGGCCGCGGCGCGCGCCCGCGCGGTGGAAGAGGAGCTGCGCGCGACCCGTGAAGACCTCCGCGTGACGCGGGAGGAGCTGCACGCGACCCGCGACCTCTCGGCCCGCCTGGCGGCCGAACTGGCGGAGCTGCGGGCCGTA from the Frigoriglobus tundricola genome contains:
- a CDS encoding glycosyltransferase family 4 protein, producing MHLGRREKVPFPASYNGFTLIRTHGRVYALPPGTQVQRIMTTAGLLDRHPAVLSAATLEGVQRLVDACDARAHVPEVVGRAEGYDLVRHRGTYYAVPQSAGDLDLDVPEDRQHAGVISGNSPDDLERIVRANATGAPVEFAGWLPIFAVSGNCGAHPQFKHTVSPPAGYRFTRSAPIENRAPRPVRGFGAIKAACGALGRTLARAARTAVLAARVPLTFVQPRPGVTVATRVRVFAAFVRMAAMLLWRGCRPGAVFRFLQTRHLQSQLLLGRQELVFLTSMPYTFGQNPWVIEIEDPTTLFYPLVQNGYTASQSLADSPYYPVIKAVLEADHCKAILTHMRSTAELIPALFESEAISKKVIYAPLGVRLPDRWQRHEPRADDEPIDLLFINSWCQVPENFYVRGGLDVLEAFAVLRERYPHVRLTMRTALPTLSEYYHRVLEGGRIRVVNRYLSDAEMADLHATSHVFLLPAARVHIVSLLQAMSYGLPVVGSDGWGMEEYLDHEQNGLVVRGRHGTASWADPEAGMLRENYEVMCTPDPEVVAGIVEAVSRLVEDPALRRRLGRTARATVRDRYNLEGWNRGLQAALDRAGTRGPARLVCLPEAASEPRPERESAPASRVG
- a CDS encoding sulfotransferase domain-containing protein gives rise to the protein MIYLHANPDPHALFRHRRPEFLVISPPKTGSTWLAANFRHHPQLFVPEVKEVKYFSSLYKWLDFEWYCDHFVAAGDRRAGDASPSYAALPLAGIRAIRQLLPNVKLVFLMRDPVARAWSHAKHNHLFQEANFAGAEPGAEASPDEWRANFVHDWPLVGGDYLGQLRRWASVFPHEQLYVGFYESIARRPEALLRDVFRFLGVDPDIDLSGFPVRERILAGPAGELPADLAPHLRGILRGRTEELVDFLAAQFGLSAPPEWQATLAGPVHAPPDLPAFRMAADDGHLNRVLQMEEEFATGYRIVLTNYRGYDVAFYRSALYGVKMARGAVSLVMNEHTRAQCLAEGTCLVAATLPEMKERIDARLADEAAARARAVEEELRATREDLRVTREELHATRDLSARLAAELAELRAVVHRGSLARRALRAIRHPVRPTKRLARALLAAVAATGPDGKWG